The Victivallis sp. Marseille-Q1083 DNA window AAGTACTATATCAATTGTTCGATAAAAGACAAATGATTTTTTAAAAAGTCCCGGCACTGTTTGAAAAAAAACGGTAGCCGACCTATATTATGCCTGCATCAAAACCGTCGCGATTGCAGACTGGATCGACCGGGCGGTTTCCCGGCCGGGGTCCGGTCTCGGCAGAAAAAACAGACGGCCGGCCGCGGAGTAACAGATTTTTTTCAATAAGGAATAATTTTTCATGGGTGTCAATCATCTTTTCGACGCACTTTCCGCCCGCGGCAACGAGTTTCTCGGGACACGCTATCCGATCATTTGCGGTGCGATGACCTGGGTTTCCGAGCCGCAACTGGTGGCGGCGGTCTGCAATAACGGCTGTTTCGGCTGCCTGGCCGGCGGCAACGCGCCGACCGATGTGCTGCAGCGGCAGATTGCCGAATTGACGGCCTTGACCGACAAGCCTTTTGCGGTCAATTTGATCACGATCGCTCCCGCCTATCGGGAGCATCTGGCGATGATCAAGGATATGCCGGTCGAATATATCGTGTTCGCCGGCAGTTTCCCGAAGGAAAAAGAGGTGGCTCTGGCCAAGGCGACCGGCGCCAGGGTGATGTGTTTTGCGTCGACGCTGTCGATTGCCGAACGGATGATCCGGTTCGGCGCCGATGCGATCATTCTGGAAGGCAATGAGGCCGGCGGCCATATCGGTCATGTTTCTTCGGTGGTGCTGATGCAGCAGGTGCTGTTCAAAGTCGGCGACCAGATTCCGGTATTTATGGCCGGCGGCATTTCCACCGGGCGGATGATTGCCGATGTGCTGATGATGGGGGCCGCCGGTGTGCAGCTCGGCACCCGGTTCGTCATGACTGAAGAGTGCCGGGCGCATGCCAATTTCAAAGCGGCGTTCCGGCGGGCCAATGCCCGGGACGCGATCGCGACGCCGCAATACGATTCCAAGCTGCCGGTGGTGGCGGTGCGGGCGCTGCGCAACAAGGGAATGGACAGCTTCGGCGCTTTGCAATTGCGATTGTTGCGCGAGCTGGAAGCCGGTACCATCCACCGCCAGGACGCCCAGGAGGAAGTGGAGAAATATTGGATGGGCGCTTTGCGCCGCGCGGTGGTCGACGGCGACATCGATTACGGTTCGCTGATGGCCGGCCAGTCGGTCGGCATGGCCGACGCCATTTTACCGGTGCGGGATTTGATCGATGAACTGGTGACTGACGCTTCCGCCGAATTGGAACGGATGAAGATGCGCCTTAACAGTTTGTAAACGGCGGAAGTAATTCGGTCATGAGTGCGAGGCGACGCCGACCCGGTTTGCGCAGCGGTCATGTGATTCTGCTGGCCGTCGCCGCGTTGATTGTCCTGGCGACGACAGTGCGGGTGCTGTCGCTGGTCTCCGGCCGGATAGCCGGAGATTTCTTCTATCCGTATTTGGCGCTGCCGAGCCGGGCGGTCGATGGCTTGAGCGACCGTTCCCTGCTGCTGCGCGATAAATTCGAACTGGCGGCGGCGGTAGAGACGCTGAGCGAGCAGAACCGGCGGCTGGCGATCGAGAATGCCGCCCAGTCGCAATTGGCGGCGGAGAACGAATTGCTGCGTCGGCAATTGCGGTTGTCGCCGCCGGCCAATTATAAGTTTATCCATGGCGAGGTGCTGCAGCGCGACCCGCTGTACTGGGAAGAACAGTTTGTCGTCGATCGCGGCGAGGCCGACGGCGTGCTGCCCGGCGCGGCGGTGCTGGCGGTGCTGCCCGGTGCCGGCGAAGCCCGGCCGATGCTGGTCGGTATGGTCCGGGAAGTGACCGGCCATACCGCCCGGGTGCAGACGCTGCTGAATTCGGAATTGCAGATATCCTGCCGTTACGAAGCGAGCGGTGCGGTGGGTTTTCTGAACGTCAGCTCCGGCGAAGCCGAGCCGGATGACGATCTGGTGCCGGTCGGCTATTTGCCGACGCAGGATTATCTGATCGGCAATCTGATGGTTTCCACCGGTTACGAGCAGCATTTGCCTTCCGGAATTCCGATCGGCCGGCTGGCCGATATCGGCCGCAGCAATACGCCGTTCAACGGCCGTCTGTACCGGACGGTGAAGCTGCGGCCGCTTGCCGATTACAATCTGTTGAAATTTGTCGTGCTGGCTGTTTCCACTTCGCCGGCGAAGATGGAATAAGGCCGGTGGGTTCGAATCGTTTTTCACAAAGAGGCAGACCACGATCATGCAGACTTGTTTCGCGCTTTTGACCTTGCTGGCGTTGACGCTGCTGGAACTCTGGATCGGTAATTTCGGCTTGTCGGTGCCGTTGGTCGGCTGCGGTATTTTTTATTTTTCGATCAATGGCTCCTGGCGGCAAGCGGTCTGGCTGGCGGCGTTGTTCGGTCTGCTGCTGGATTTCAATTTCGGCCGGATGTTTTTCTGGACGCCATGGTTCCTGCTGCTGGTGGTCGGTTTCGCCTGGCTGTGGCGGAAATACCAGACGGTTCGTCCGCTGCTGATCAACCTGGTGCCGGGTGCGCTGATCAGCGTGGTGATGCTGGCCATTCCGTTCGGTTGGCGCTGGGCGCGGAATCACTGGGCGGCTGAAACCGGTATCGACCTGCTGGCGTTGCTGGTGTTTGCCGCTCTGGCGACGGCATTGTGGCTGCCGATCAATATTCTGGTTTTCGATTTGTTCTGCGCCCAATTGGCGCTGCCGCGCTATCTGGAGAGCGGAATGCGCAGCGACCGGCGGGAGCGTTGACGATGCGGGAGTATTTCAACCGGACGCAAATCCGAATTCTGGTCATCGGCCTGCTGGTGCTGATTTTGTTTGCGGTGTTGATCGGCCGGCTTTATCAGGAGCAGATCGGCCACGGGCAGTTGCACAGCGAGAAAATTTCCCGCCAATCGATCCGCCGCATTCGCATTCCGGCGCTGCGGGGCCGGATTCTGACTTCCGATCTGGAAATCCTCGCCGACAACATTCCGGCTTACGATGTCTGTTTTTATCTGGAAGAGATGCGCCAGCCGCGGGTCAATACCCGGCAGGCCATCATGGCGGCCGCGGAGCGGCTGGCCGCCGTGCTGGGCCGGCCGAATACCTTGACCCGGGAACAACTGGAGCGGCATATCAACTTGCGTCCCGGTTTGCCGTTGACGGTCTGCAAAGATCTGAATACGGCGGAAATCGCCCGGGTCTACGACCTGCTCAATGAAATCCGCGGCATTGCCGTGGTGCCGCGGGTGCAGCGCATCTATCCGTTCGGCCCGCTGGCGGCGGTTCTGATCGGTTATACCCGGCTGGAAGATCCCAAACGGGCCGACGATTTCGATGATTTCTTCTATTACATTCCGGACTTGGTCGGACAGGCCGGCGTCGAAAAAGTTTACGATGAATTTCCGGACAAATTTTATCGGCGCCATCTCAAGGACGAGCGGGACCGCGGATTGCGCGGCAAAGCCGGATTTTCCCTGGTGCAGGTGGACAACATGGGATTTATCCACGATGTGCTGGTGCGGGAAATCGAACCGGAAGATGGCAACAACGTCGTGCTGACGCTGGATTCACGGGCGCAGGAGATCGCCGAAAAAGTCATGCAGGGGGTCAACGGCGCGCTGGTGCTGCTGGATTCCGATACCGGCGATGTGTTGGCGATGGTGTCGACGCCCGGTTATGACCTCAGCCGGTTTTCGCCGCGGCTGACGCCGGAATACTTCCAGGCGTTGAAGGACGACCCGAACCATCCGATGATGAACCGGGCGCTCAGCGGCGCCTACGCGCCGGGGTCGATTCTGAAGCCGCTGGTGGAGCTGGCTTTTCTGGAAAATGGCATCGGCCCGTCCGAACGCGTTCATTGTGACGGCCGCACCTATATCGGCAAACAGTCGGTGCGCTGCGCCTCCTGGCGGCGCGGCGGCCACGGCGATGTCGATGCGGTGACTGCGCTGCAATTCAGTTGCAACGATTATTTTATCGAGCTCGGCTTGCGGGTCGGCTACGACCGCATCAAGGCGATGCTGATTTCGGCCGGCATCGGCCAGCCGACCGGTTTCGAGCTGGGCGGCCAGGCCGGCCTGGCGCCGGACCGCGATTTCAAAAAGCGCGTCTACAAAATGGAATGGAATGCATTCGATACGGCGCTGCTTTCGATCGGGCAGGGGATCATTCTGGTGACGCCGCTGCAGGCGGCGATGTATACGGCCGCGTTGAACAACGGCGGCCGGGTGATGCGGCCCCATCTGGTCAAGACGGTTACCGACCTGAACGGCAAGGTGTTGTTCGAGCGGGAACCGGCCGTCAACAGCGTGCTGGCGGCGCGGCAGAGCAGTATCGACACCGTGCGGGAGGGGATGTTCCAGGTGATCAACAATTCATCCGGCACCGGCCGGACCGCCCGCAACCGGGCGATCACGCTGTACGGCAAGACCGGGACCGCTCAGGTCGGCCAGGTCGGCAATCTGAAGGAAAACAGTTGGTTCATCTGTTTCGGCTCGCGGGACCGCCGCAATTATGCGATGGCGGTGCTGGTGGAGGACAGCATCAATGCCGGCCGCAAAGCGGCGCCGGTTGCCGCTCAATTTTTCGAGGAGTATCTCGGACCGGAGCCGGAAGAGCCATAACTAAAGTCTCTCATTAATCTCGGGCGTTCAGTCACTCCGGCGAAACACGGCAGAAGTTTTGATCAAAAAGCAATCGCTCCGGTGATACCGGAGCGATCGAAACTATGCCGCCGATCCGCTCAGCGGGCATCCTTGGCAATTTCCCGGTTCAGGAAGATCGCCACCGCCCAGATCGAACAGAGAATGATATAGATGACGACATAAATGCCGGAGTAGATGACATATTCCATCGGAATCGGCTGTTGCACCGCCAACGCGTCGGCCACCCAGAAGAATTGCCAGTTCGGCAGGATTGCATAAAAGACCGAGCAGAGGAAATCCAGCACCGCCGACCCGGTTTCCCGCTGAAATAGGAAACTGGAGATCAGTCCGAGGAAAAAGATCACCGAACAGATGCACAGATTGGCCACCATATCCAGCCGGGTGGCGAACACCACCGTGATGGTCGCCATCGCCGAAACCGCGAAGAACAACAGGATCAGCGCCATGATGTAATCCGGCATCGACAGCGCCGGACTTTCTTTGAAAACCATGCAGAACGCGGCAAAAATCGGCAATAATACCGCCATCACCAGCGCCATTGAGGCCGGAAAAGAGTCGCCGCGGAAGAAATTCAGCAGCATGCCGACGATGCAACTGACCAGCACCGTGCCAAAAAATAGCAAATAAGCGGTCAGATCAAGCCGGAATTGGTCGACGGCCACGTAGATTGAAATGACCGATGCGGTGCTGCAGATGAAAACGAACAGAACCGAAGCGGCGACGATGCCGAAAATTTTGGCCAGGATGAATGCCCAGCGGGAAACCGGCTTGGACATCAGCAGCAGCACGGTGCCGTTGCGCATCTCCCGGGAAACGGTGTGGCTGGAAGAGAAGACGGCGACGAACAGGCCGAACAGCAATGTGGTGGCCATCGAGCTGTCGACCACCAGCTTCAATTGCTCGGAAAACACGAAGAGCGCCATCGACGGGAAATGGCCGATCAGCAATACGGCGAACAACAGCAGTACGCCGAAAATCGGCTCCCGGATCGACTCTTTGAACGTATTGGCGGCTATCTTGTAAAAATTGAGCATGACTTGTATCCCGTTGCTGTCGTTGTCGAAGTACGGCTTATTCCGTCGGTTCGTCGGCGGCTTCCGGCGCCGCGACGGCGGAGCTGTCGATATCGAGCGAGACTGCTTCGAGCGCTTCACCGCCGTCCGGCGACTGCTTCTCGGCTTCGGCCTGGGCATCGGCGTCGACGACCACCGCCTGCGAGGCTTCCTGCAGCATATCGCCGGCCGGCTGGGTGGCGGCCGGTACTTTGGCCGGCACATAGATGTTGCGCTGTTTCAGTTCACGGCGCAGTTTGCTGTAATCGCTGGCCAGGTTGTTGATATTCTGGGAACGCTCCAGCGACGCGGCGATATTCTCCCAGTCGCCGGTCATGATCATCACCGGAATGGCCGGATCGATGGCCGCCCGGAAACGGCGGGGGACGTAATGGTCGTCGCCGAGGATGATGATCTGGCGCGGATTGAGGAATTTGACGAATTTGGAAAAATCGGCGATATGAATTTTCTGGACGGCGTCCTTGCCGCGCGGACACCAGTAGAAGTATTCGTCATTTTCCAGCGGCAGCAGCAGATAGGGCTGGCGGGTGTGCGCCTGGATGACGTCGGCCAGCAAACGCGGATTGACGTAGTTGCCGGTGATCACCAGCGTCGTCACATCCTTCGACGGCCCCTGATACGGCGTGGTCCAATCCCAGAATCCTGCCATCAAACCCGTGGAACAAATCCCGAGCACCAACAGCACCAATGTTTTCTTCAACAGTGCAAGACGATTCATTATTTGCCTCTTTCGGTTATAAAAAATTTCGATTTACCTCTATTGACCCCAAGACTCAATAACAGCATAAACTATATGCAAAATGCGATAAATGCAAATGAACTATCCCGTTAAAAAAAAGGTTATTTTGCTTGCAGATTGCCGGAAGCGGGGCATTTTATTAAGAAATGATCAAAACAGTCGGGAGTTTTACGCGTGATCAGAGAGTTTTTGCCGCTGAATCGTTCTGCCCGGGTTGCCGTATTTTTGAGCGGGAGCGGGACCAATGCCGAGAAATTGCTGGAGTTCCGTGCCGCCTGTCCGGCCTGCCGTTTCGACATCGTTTTGCTGGTGACCGACCGACCGCAGGAAAGCCGTGCCGCCGAGTTGGCCGAACGGTTCAAACTGCCGCTGGCGGCGCTGGATATCAGGGAATTCTATCGGCGGCACGGCCTGGAAAGCACTTCGCTGGCGACGGAACGCGGCCGGGAGGTCCGGGAACGCTGGACCGGGGAACTGCGGCGCCGGATTGCCGGCTACGCGATTGATTTTGCCGTCCTTGCCGGTTTTGTGCCGCTGACCAACCTGACTGGCGATTTTCCATGTTTGAACGTCCATCCCGGCGACTTGACGGTCGTCGGCGGGGACGGCCGCCGGTTGCTGGTCGGGCTTCATGCCATTCCGGTGGAAAAAGCTATCCTGGCTGGGGCGGCAAGTTTGCGCAGCAGCGTCATTCTGGCGTTGCCGTACCGTGAAGACGGCCATGCTGCCGATATGGACAACGGTCCGCTGCTCGGTATTTCGGCGCCGGTGCCGGTGGAGCTGGGCGGTTATTCGCTGGACGCGCTGCGGGTGATGGCGGCGTCGCGGCCGGCGCGCCGGCCGAAAGGCGGCTTCCGCGACGGTCTGTCCGAAGTGGCCGCCCGGAATTTGCAGCATTTGAAGGAAGCCGGCGACTGGACGATTTTGCCGCGGGTGACCGCCGATTTTGCCGCCGGCCGGTTCGGGACGGATGGGACGCAACTCTTTTTCCGTCAACCGCAGGGCAGTTTCCGGCCGGTCCGCACCGTCGAATATCGTCCGGATGGAACGGCGGCGCCGGTATTGTAAAACTCCGGTCGGCGTATATAGTATAATGCCGGTTTTGCTTCAAACCGGGAGTTCGGTGGGGAAATTGAAAAAATGCGAGGGAGCGTTTCATGCGGAAAAAGAGCGGTATTTGGAAGATCACCCTGGCCGTCCTGCTGCTGGGCATCGTGATTTTTTATGGCGTACTGTATGGTTATTTCCTGCCGAAGTCATTTCAAGAGCGCTTGTTGCCGGCCTTGAATTCTCCGGCGGCGGAGCAGAGCGGATTGCGGCTGCAGGTGACCGGAAATTATCCGATGCGGGCGAATATCGGCCCGCTGGAATGGAAAGATGGCGACTCGGTGCTGCTGCAGTCGACCGGAGGCAGCATCGGGTACCGGCCGGATAAGTTCTTTTTCCCGCAAAATGCCCGTCTGCACAGCCTGACGCTGAACGGAGTGCCGTTGACGGCGGAGTGGTCGCCGGAGCGGGAACTGCTGCTCAACCGGCAGCCGGTCTGGGCGTTTTTCACCCGTCTTGCCGCCAGTTTGCCGCAAACGGTGCTGGCGGCGCAGCCGGACGACTCTTTTACGGTCAAATTGACCGGTTTGCTGCGGTTCCCCTCCGCCGGTGGCGGGAACGAGGCGGCGCGGCTGCCTTATGAATTGGAATGTTTCCGGAAAAATGCCGCCGCACCCTGGCAATTGGTCCTGACATTGCCGCAGGACGGCCAGTCGCCGCTGGTTATTTCCGCCGTGCCGGCCAAAGGGGCGGATAAACTGGTCGCCTTCCGGCTGAAAGGTTCTCTGGCGTTGCCGGAGGCGGCGGCCGGCCTGGCGCAACTGATGCCGGCTTCGAAACCGTGGTGGCAGGATTGCCGGGGCCGGGCGTATGTGAATCTTTCCGGCAGTTTGACGGTCGCTCCGCTGCGCGTCAATGCCGCATCCGGCCGCATTCAATTGCAAAATGCCGAGCTGAGCGCCGGAGTCCTGCAAAGCGCCGGCCGGCAGAACGGTTTGATCGAGTTCGCTTATGAAAATGATCAGTGGCGTGTCCGGTTGAATCGGATTGCTTTGCTTCAGCCGTTGGAAATGAGTCTGGAAGAGCTGCAATTGCAGATTCCGGAAAATGGCGAGGCCCCGGTGACATTGACCGGCCAGGCGGTTTTGAAATTGCGGGATTTGCCGTTTTTTCGCAACCGCGCTTTGCAGTTGCCGGAAAATTTGACGGTACGCCAGCCGATTACCGGCAGTTTTCAGCGGTCCGACGGCAGTTGGAGTGTCGCCGGTCAGCCGGCCGCGGCAGAAACCCCGGTCAAATTCGATCACCGTAAATTGCACATCAAGGCGGCGCTGCGGCAGATGAATCTGACGGCTTCCGGCGTCTGTCAAACCGGCCAGGCGGCGGTGGGGCTGGATTTTGCCGACTTCACGGCGACCGGGGCTGATTTCACCTGCCGGGTGCCGTCGGGCGCGATCCGGCTGGACCATGCTTTTGCCGCCGGGGACAACCACCGGAAGTGGCAGTTGACGCTGCCGGAGGTGGCTGGCAATGTCAAACGGCATGAATTTGCCTTGCAGGGTTATTCGCAGCAGATCGAAGTGCGGGAGATGGCGGACCGGCCGCCGGAATACCGGGTGGCGGTCCGATTCGACCGGTTGAATGTGCCGGATGAATATGAACAGATGCAGTTGGAAGATGCCGGCTTGACCGCCGTATTGCAGCCGGTGGCGGACAGCGACCGTTACGCCGGCGAGGTGCAGGCGGCAGTGAAGAGCTGGACAAGCGTGACGCCGTTGCGGGAGATGCGCGGCGAACAGCTTCATTTTGACGGCAGTGTGGAATTTTTGCCGGACTTCTTCGACCCGGTGAAGGTGCCGGAGCAATTCACGAAGATCGCCGGCAAATTTACCGGCGACAATTTCCAGTTGGCGACGCCGAACCGGATTGGCGTCGAACTGGGCCGGTTTGAAACGGAGGGGCGTTTCGGCGCCGGCGGCTGGGAGGAAATCGATCATTTGAATGCGGTCGGCTTGAAGGCCTTTTTCGGTGATTTCAGCCTGGTCGGTAAACAATTGACCTTACGGGGCAGCCGGGAAGGGCATACGATCCGGTTGACGCCGGCGTTTGAAACCTTGAGCGTGGCGGCGCCGGACTTCAGTCTGGATGCCAATGGGGTGGAATGGCCGCTGACCCTCAAGCTGCCGGCCAACCCGGCGATGGATGCCATTGTCATCGACAGCCGTTTGAGGTTGGCGGATGGAGAACTTTCGGCGCCGGCGGTGCATTTCGCGATGCCGGACAGTGAACTGGCGGTGTCGCTGGTGCTGCCGCCGGAAAAGAGCCTGGTCGGTTCGCCGGCATTGAAGATTGCCGGAAACTTGAAACAGACGGCGTTCAAGGTGCAGAAGGTCGAATTCACCGGTGACACGCTGGATTGGAATTTCGAATTGAAACTGGCGCGGCGCAATGGCGCCTTGCAGCCGCAGCAGGCCGGCGGGAAAATTGCCGTCAACGGTTTGAGCGGCAAAATTCTCGACAATCCGTTCAGTGCGCCGCGGGCCGTTTATCAGTTCTCCCGGGAGCTCAATACGCCGAATGCCGATTTCCATTACAGTTTGAATGCCGAAGATTTGTTGCTGCGGGTGCTCAATCCGCTCTGCCACTTCAAATTCAAGACCTTCCAGTTGACCAGCGACCAGCGCAATTCGTTCGGCTCGTTCCAGCTGGAAACGACTGGCGATGCGGAGCTGATTCAGTCGGCCGTCAAATTGAACCAGTTTAAACTTTCTTTGCCGCTGACTTTTCCGGCCGCGCCGGACGGCGGCGGTTCCTTTGAAGTCAAGCAATTGGTGATCGGTTCCCAGGAGCTCGGCAAGGTGTCGCTGGCGCTGCGGCAGAACGAGGAAAAATTGTTGTTCGACGGCGTTTTGAAAGCGGCGTCGATCGGCGGCGACGGCCTGCAGTATTCCGGCAGTTTATTGCTGCCGCCGCAGTCGTTCGGGTTCGCGCTGCAGTTTTCCCTGCCGACAACGACGGTGGAATCGCTGGACCTCAATGAGTGGTTCCGCCGTGGAATGGCGTTGCGCTATCAGGGCAAATTGGCGGCCAGCGGGTTGCTGCGCGGCAATTTGGAAACCGTGGACGGGCAGGCCAAACTGGAATTGAACGACGGGACGCTGACCGGAGATCGCTATAAAGCGACCGGCGTGCAGGGGACGGTGGAGCTGGCTGATATTGCCGCCGTCGCTTCGGCGCCGGATCAGAAATTGACGTTCCGCTCGTTGAAGATTGATGATCTGGAGATCGGCAATGGCAAAATGCTCTATGAATTGCGTCCGGACCGGCGTCTTGCCGTGTATCAGGCGGAATATACGCTTTTCGGCGGCCGCTTCAATAATCTCGGTCCGATTTTCCTTGATCCGCTGCAGCAGACGGTTTGCGGCGCCGAGGACAGTGCGTTGAAATTTGCCGTCTCCGGCCTGGATGCCGCGGCGTTCCTCCGTTATTTCGGAGTGGAGGCGACTTTGAACCCGGCCGCGCTGAACGGCATGGTCCAGTGCCGCCTGCTGCCGGGACAATTGAAGATTGAGCCGTCGGAATTGTACACGCCGGCCGGCGAGCGCGGTACGGCGGAATTTCTCAATCTGGATCAATTTTTGCTCGTGGCGCCGGACGATGCGGATTTGAATTTTGCGGTAGCCTTTCTGCGGGCGATCCGGTATAATTATCTGCGTTTTCGTTTTTCCGGCGATCAGCAGGCGTTGCGGTTGAATATTGCCGCGGATGCCAGGCCGCTGCAGCCGTTGCCGTTTTATCGCGAGGAGACTACCGGAAAATTCCGGCCGCAATTGCCGTCCGAACCGGCTTTCGATGCGGAAATGCTCGTCGATTTGAATTTGAAATTGGATAAAAAATAATTGGACTTAGAGTAAAATTACGATGACCAAAACCAATAAAGCCTTACCCATCGTCGCCATTGTCGGCCGTCCGAATGTCGGTAAATCTTCCCTGTTCAATGCGATCATCGGCCAGCGGCTGTCGATCGTCCACGAGATGAGCGGTGTGACGCGGGACCGGGTGGTGGCGCCGGCCGACTGGGGAGGGCGGCAGTTTGAACTGGTGGATACCGGCGGCATCGGAGTGGCGCCGGGGGCCCGGCGCAATGTCGATTTCTGGGATGAACGCATTACCGAGCAGGCGGCGGCGGCGATCGACGATGCCGATGTGTTGATTTTCGTCGTCAACGTTCAGGAGAGCATCACCGCGCTGGACGAGGAGGTTGCCGACCGTTTGCGGGTGCTCGACAAGCCGGTCATTCTGTTGGCCAACAAAGCTGACAATCCGCAGTTGGCGGCGGAAGCGGTCGAAATGACTGCGCTGGGCTTCGGCGTGCCGTATGCGGTTTCCTGCTTGCACCGGCGGGGCATCGGCGATATGCTCGATGCGGTGCTGATGCGATTGCCGCCCGGCGAGCCGGAAGCGGCGGCGGAAGCGGAGGATGCTGCCGACGATGGGAAATTGTTGCGGATCGCGGTGGTCGGACGACCGAACGTCGGCAAATCCTCGCTGGTCAATGCCCTGCTGGGCGAAGAGCGGGTGCTGGTCAGCGAGGAGGCCGGAACGACCCGGGACGCCATCGACGTCGGTTTTCAACTGCGTTACAAAGAGACGACTTTGCCGTGCGTGCTGGTCGATACCGCCGGCTTGCGCAAAAAAGCGAAGGTCAAGGATGCGGTGGAGATGTTCAGCGTGATGCGGTCGGAAAAAGCGATCGAACGGGCGCGCCTGGTGCTCTTCCTGGTGGAATGTTCGCCGGAGGGAATGACCGCCCAGGACCGTAAAATCGCCTCGATGATCCAGCAGTCCGGCAAGGCCTGTATTATCGTCGCCAATAAATTCGATACCTGCCGGGAGGCGAAGCAGAAAAAACTGCTGGAGGAGTTGCGGTATACGCTGCCGGGGATGAGTTATGCGCCGGTGGTGTTCGTCAGCGCTAAAGAGAAGTACAACTTGAATAAATTACTGGATCAAATTGCCCAGTTGGTCGAACAGTTGTCGGTGCGCATCAGCACTTCGCTGGTCAACCGGGTGCTGCTGGAGGCGTTTCAACAGGCTTCGCCGCCGGTGGTTGGCGTCGCGCCGCTGAAAATTTATTATGCGTCGATGATCGGCAACGAACCGCCGAAATTCCTGTTGTTCGTCAATGAGCCGAAATATTGTGCGCCGAATTATCTGACTTATCTGAAGAACTGTTTGCGGCAGGCTTTCGATTTTACCGGCTTGCCGTTGATGATCGAATTGCGGGCCCGGCCGAAAAAGGTGGCCAGTTTTCACACGCCGGTCGGTCCGAGCGGCAATAAAGGGAAGGCCAAAAAGCGCAAACGGTCCGACCGGTAAATTGCCGGCCGGGTTTGGAACGGCGTTGCGATCGGAAATCGGCCGATCGCAATTTTTTTATATTTTCAGCCGATTAGAGGAACAAAAGTTGTGAAAAATC harbors:
- a CDS encoding nitronate monooxygenase family protein, producing the protein MGVNHLFDALSARGNEFLGTRYPIICGAMTWVSEPQLVAAVCNNGCFGCLAGGNAPTDVLQRQIAELTALTDKPFAVNLITIAPAYREHLAMIKDMPVEYIVFAGSFPKEKEVALAKATGARVMCFASTLSIAERMIRFGADAIILEGNEAGGHIGHVSSVVLMQQVLFKVGDQIPVFMAGGISTGRMIADVLMMGAAGVQLGTRFVMTEECRAHANFKAAFRRANARDAIATPQYDSKLPVVAVRALRNKGMDSFGALQLRLLRELEAGTIHRQDAQEEVEKYWMGALRRAVVDGDIDYGSLMAGQSVGMADAILPVRDLIDELVTDASAELERMKMRLNSL
- the mreC gene encoding rod shape-determining protein MreC; its protein translation is MSARRRRPGLRSGHVILLAVAALIVLATTVRVLSLVSGRIAGDFFYPYLALPSRAVDGLSDRSLLLRDKFELAAAVETLSEQNRRLAIENAAQSQLAAENELLRRQLRLSPPANYKFIHGEVLQRDPLYWEEQFVVDRGEADGVLPGAAVLAVLPGAGEARPMLVGMVREVTGHTARVQTLLNSELQISCRYEASGAVGFLNVSSGEAEPDDDLVPVGYLPTQDYLIGNLMVSTGYEQHLPSGIPIGRLADIGRSNTPFNGRLYRTVKLRPLADYNLLKFVVLAVSTSPAKME
- the mrdA gene encoding penicillin-binding protein 2, translating into MREYFNRTQIRILVIGLLVLILFAVLIGRLYQEQIGHGQLHSEKISRQSIRRIRIPALRGRILTSDLEILADNIPAYDVCFYLEEMRQPRVNTRQAIMAAAERLAAVLGRPNTLTREQLERHINLRPGLPLTVCKDLNTAEIARVYDLLNEIRGIAVVPRVQRIYPFGPLAAVLIGYTRLEDPKRADDFDDFFYYIPDLVGQAGVEKVYDEFPDKFYRRHLKDERDRGLRGKAGFSLVQVDNMGFIHDVLVREIEPEDGNNVVLTLDSRAQEIAEKVMQGVNGALVLLDSDTGDVLAMVSTPGYDLSRFSPRLTPEYFQALKDDPNHPMMNRALSGAYAPGSILKPLVELAFLENGIGPSERVHCDGRTYIGKQSVRCASWRRGGHGDVDAVTALQFSCNDYFIELGLRVGYDRIKAMLISAGIGQPTGFELGGQAGLAPDRDFKKRVYKMEWNAFDTALLSIGQGIILVTPLQAAMYTAALNNGGRVMRPHLVKTVTDLNGKVLFEREPAVNSVLAARQSSIDTVREGMFQVINNSSGTGRTARNRAITLYGKTGTAQVGQVGNLKENSWFICFGSRDRRNYAMAVLVEDSINAGRKAAPVAAQFFEEYLGPEPEEP
- a CDS encoding ABC transporter permease, with the translated sequence MLNFYKIAANTFKESIREPIFGVLLLFAVLLIGHFPSMALFVFSEQLKLVVDSSMATTLLFGLFVAVFSSSHTVSREMRNGTVLLLMSKPVSRWAFILAKIFGIVAASVLFVFICSTASVISIYVAVDQFRLDLTAYLLFFGTVLVSCIVGMLLNFFRGDSFPASMALVMAVLLPIFAAFCMVFKESPALSMPDYIMALILLFFAVSAMATITVVFATRLDMVANLCICSVIFFLGLISSFLFQRETGSAVLDFLCSVFYAILPNWQFFWVADALAVQQPIPMEYVIYSGIYVVIYIILCSIWAVAIFLNREIAKDAR
- the der gene encoding ribosome biogenesis GTPase Der — its product is MTKTNKALPIVAIVGRPNVGKSSLFNAIIGQRLSIVHEMSGVTRDRVVAPADWGGRQFELVDTGGIGVAPGARRNVDFWDERITEQAAAAIDDADVLIFVVNVQESITALDEEVADRLRVLDKPVILLANKADNPQLAAEAVEMTALGFGVPYAVSCLHRRGIGDMLDAVLMRLPPGEPEAAAEAEDAADDGKLLRIAVVGRPNVGKSSLVNALLGEERVLVSEEAGTTRDAIDVGFQLRYKETTLPCVLVDTAGLRKKAKVKDAVEMFSVMRSEKAIERARLVLFLVECSPEGMTAQDRKIASMIQQSGKACIIVANKFDTCREAKQKKLLEELRYTLPGMSYAPVVFVSAKEKYNLNKLLDQIAQLVEQLSVRISTSLVNRVLLEAFQQASPPVVGVAPLKIYYASMIGNEPPKFLLFVNEPKYCAPNYLTYLKNCLRQAFDFTGLPLMIELRARPKKVASFHTPVGPSGNKGKAKKRKRSDR